From a single Vitis vinifera cultivar Pinot Noir 40024 chromosome 18, ASM3070453v1 genomic region:
- the LOC100261549 gene encoding uncharacterized protein At1g76660 isoform X2 encodes MGSEQNRFPQQERERERERKRWGGCWGGLSCFGTQKGGKRIVPASRIPEGNASATQPNGPQAVGLTNQTTALAPSLLAPPSSPASFTNSALPSTAQSPSCFLSMSANSPEGPSSTMFATGPYAHETQLVSPPVFSTFTTEPSTAPLTPPPELAHLTTPSSPDVPFAQFLSSSMDLKSAGKTNYIAANDLQATYSLYPGSPASSLISPISRTSGDCLSSSFPEREFPPRWDPSISPQNAKYPRNGSGRLFGLDTASSSISQDSNFFCPATFAQFYLDHTQQSYPPFPSGGRLSLSRESDVYSSGGNGHQNRHNKNCKQDVEEIEAYRASFGFSADEIITTTQYVEISDVLEDSFTMTPFTSNKPDMEENVVPAVVHEGPKDQTNLLNEESLKSESGLVDEGGCCEGLPSCKTFEDHKSERQSGNESGSSTPGKHILTDEEEIFPKGASKIGRKYHLGLSSSDAEIDYRRGRSLREGKGDFAWHD; translated from the exons AAGAGATGGGGAGGATGTTGGGGTGGATTGTCTTGTTTTGGTACACAAAAAGGTGGAAAGCGTATTGTACCTGCATCTCGTATTCCAGAGGGCAATGCATCGGCAACCCAACCAAATGGACCTCAAGCAGTTGGGTTGACCAACCAGACCACTGCACTGGCACCATCTCTTCTAGCTCCTCCTTCTTCACCAGCATCCTTCACAAATTCTGCGCTTCCTTCAACAGCACAGTCACCCAGTTGTTTTTTGTCAATGTCTGCCAATTCACCTGAAGGTCCTTCATCCACAATGTTTGCAACTGGACCGTATGCCCATGAGACACAGCTGGTTTCTCCTCCTGTTTTCTCAACCTTCACAACTGAGCCATCTACTGCCCCTCTCACTCCCCCACCAGAGTTGGCTCATCTAACCACCCCCTCTTCCCCAGATGTTCCTTTTGCCCAGTTCCTTTCATCTTCCATGGATCTTAAAAGTGCTGGCAAGACAAATTACATTGCTGCCAATGATCTTCAAGCAACATATTCACTTTATCCTGGAAGCCCTGCCAGTAGTCTCATATCACCTATTTCAAGGACCTCAGGTGACTGTTTATCATCGTCTTTCCCTGAACGTGAGTTTCCCCCACGATGGGATCCTTCAATTTCTCCCCAAAATGCTAAATATCCAAGGAATGGATCTGGCAGGCTATTTGGGCTGGATACTGCTAGTTCCTCCATCTCGCAAGATTCAAATTTCTTCTGCCCTGCCACATTTGCTCAATTTTATTTGGATCATACTCAGCAGTCATATCCTCCATTTCCTTCTGGTGGGAGGCTAAGTCTTTCCAGGGAATCAGATGTTTACTCTAGTGGTGGAAATGGGCATCAGAATAGGCACAACAAGAATTGTAAGCAAGATGTGGAGGAAATAGAAGCTTATAGAGCATCCTTTGGGTTCAGCGCAGATGAAATTATCACCACTACTCAATATGTAGAGATTTCTGATGTATTGGAGGACTCATTTACCATGACACCTTTTACCTCTAATAAACCAGACATGGAAGAAAATGTAGTACCTGCAGTGGTACATGAAGGACCTAAAGATCAAACAAACTTGCTGAATGAGGAAAGCCTTAAATCAGAATCAGGTCTGGTGGATGAAGGGGGATGCTGTGAAGGGCTTCCCTCATGCAAAACCTTTGAAG ATCATAAATCAGAGAGGCAATCTGGGAATGAGTCTGGATCAAGTACACCTGGTAAGCATATTCTGACTGATGAAGAGGAAATATTTCCCAAGGGGGCATCCAAAATTGGCAGGAAATATCATCTGGGTTTATCAAGCTCTGATGCAGAAATTGACTATAGGAGAGGGAGAAGCTTGAGAGAAGGCAAAGGAGATTTTGCGTGGCATGACTAG
- the LOC100261549 gene encoding uncharacterized protein At1g76660 isoform X1 — protein MGSEQNRFPQQERERERERQKRWGGCWGGLSCFGTQKGGKRIVPASRIPEGNASATQPNGPQAVGLTNQTTALAPSLLAPPSSPASFTNSALPSTAQSPSCFLSMSANSPEGPSSTMFATGPYAHETQLVSPPVFSTFTTEPSTAPLTPPPELAHLTTPSSPDVPFAQFLSSSMDLKSAGKTNYIAANDLQATYSLYPGSPASSLISPISRTSGDCLSSSFPEREFPPRWDPSISPQNAKYPRNGSGRLFGLDTASSSISQDSNFFCPATFAQFYLDHTQQSYPPFPSGGRLSLSRESDVYSSGGNGHQNRHNKNCKQDVEEIEAYRASFGFSADEIITTTQYVEISDVLEDSFTMTPFTSNKPDMEENVVPAVVHEGPKDQTNLLNEESLKSESGLVDEGGCCEGLPSCKTFEDHKSERQSGNESGSSTPGKHILTDEEEIFPKGASKIGRKYHLGLSSSDAEIDYRRGRSLREGKGDFAWHD, from the exons CAGAAGAGATGGGGAGGATGTTGGGGTGGATTGTCTTGTTTTGGTACACAAAAAGGTGGAAAGCGTATTGTACCTGCATCTCGTATTCCAGAGGGCAATGCATCGGCAACCCAACCAAATGGACCTCAAGCAGTTGGGTTGACCAACCAGACCACTGCACTGGCACCATCTCTTCTAGCTCCTCCTTCTTCACCAGCATCCTTCACAAATTCTGCGCTTCCTTCAACAGCACAGTCACCCAGTTGTTTTTTGTCAATGTCTGCCAATTCACCTGAAGGTCCTTCATCCACAATGTTTGCAACTGGACCGTATGCCCATGAGACACAGCTGGTTTCTCCTCCTGTTTTCTCAACCTTCACAACTGAGCCATCTACTGCCCCTCTCACTCCCCCACCAGAGTTGGCTCATCTAACCACCCCCTCTTCCCCAGATGTTCCTTTTGCCCAGTTCCTTTCATCTTCCATGGATCTTAAAAGTGCTGGCAAGACAAATTACATTGCTGCCAATGATCTTCAAGCAACATATTCACTTTATCCTGGAAGCCCTGCCAGTAGTCTCATATCACCTATTTCAAGGACCTCAGGTGACTGTTTATCATCGTCTTTCCCTGAACGTGAGTTTCCCCCACGATGGGATCCTTCAATTTCTCCCCAAAATGCTAAATATCCAAGGAATGGATCTGGCAGGCTATTTGGGCTGGATACTGCTAGTTCCTCCATCTCGCAAGATTCAAATTTCTTCTGCCCTGCCACATTTGCTCAATTTTATTTGGATCATACTCAGCAGTCATATCCTCCATTTCCTTCTGGTGGGAGGCTAAGTCTTTCCAGGGAATCAGATGTTTACTCTAGTGGTGGAAATGGGCATCAGAATAGGCACAACAAGAATTGTAAGCAAGATGTGGAGGAAATAGAAGCTTATAGAGCATCCTTTGGGTTCAGCGCAGATGAAATTATCACCACTACTCAATATGTAGAGATTTCTGATGTATTGGAGGACTCATTTACCATGACACCTTTTACCTCTAATAAACCAGACATGGAAGAAAATGTAGTACCTGCAGTGGTACATGAAGGACCTAAAGATCAAACAAACTTGCTGAATGAGGAAAGCCTTAAATCAGAATCAGGTCTGGTGGATGAAGGGGGATGCTGTGAAGGGCTTCCCTCATGCAAAACCTTTGAAG ATCATAAATCAGAGAGGCAATCTGGGAATGAGTCTGGATCAAGTACACCTGGTAAGCATATTCTGACTGATGAAGAGGAAATATTTCCCAAGGGGGCATCCAAAATTGGCAGGAAATATCATCTGGGTTTATCAAGCTCTGATGCAGAAATTGACTATAGGAGAGGGAGAAGCTTGAGAGAAGGCAAAGGAGATTTTGCGTGGCATGACTAG